The following are from one region of the Prevotella communis genome:
- a CDS encoding DUF4831 family protein, which yields MRKLLFLILGTVFCGTVNAQTQLTEYKPGVTTEGAVYFLPKTAVRFTFLVEKTTYIPGDFAAYAQRYMRLRDVSQEPSTQYRILQIKQTPVAVADSTKKYAIKFDAKTVAANVALADDGRLLAINAEPNVDMEEAPFKAAPKSQRVNPRQLMNQDILSAGSTAKMAQLTAQEIYDLRENRNLLIKGQADFMPKDGEQLRLMLHQIDTQDEALTSMFKGTYECDTTEHEIVVCPDGSFDRQLLFRLSQVNGLVDKDDLSGAPYYISVTDLKTVPEPVYDEKAAKAKKKGYEAGVYVNVPGRMRVTLYQGIEAIQTSEQPAAQFGNVELLSGELFNKRYTTHLWLNSLTGGVERLEAEQPK from the coding sequence ATGAGAAAGTTACTTTTCCTGATTCTGGGCACCGTATTCTGCGGAACGGTGAACGCTCAGACACAGTTGACGGAATATAAGCCCGGCGTGACCACGGAGGGGGCTGTGTATTTCCTGCCCAAGACGGCCGTGCGCTTTACTTTCCTGGTGGAGAAGACAACCTATATACCGGGTGATTTCGCTGCCTATGCACAGCGCTATATGCGACTGAGGGATGTGTCGCAGGAGCCCAGCACGCAATACCGTATCCTGCAGATCAAGCAGACGCCTGTTGCGGTGGCCGACTCCACGAAGAAATATGCGATCAAGTTTGATGCGAAGACAGTGGCCGCCAATGTGGCACTGGCAGACGACGGACGCCTGCTGGCCATCAATGCCGAACCCAATGTGGATATGGAGGAGGCGCCTTTCAAGGCTGCTCCCAAGTCACAGCGCGTCAACCCGCGTCAGCTGATGAACCAGGATATCCTCTCGGCCGGCAGTACCGCCAAGATGGCACAGCTCACCGCCCAGGAGATCTACGACCTGCGCGAGAACCGTAACCTGCTGATTAAGGGACAGGCCGACTTTATGCCGAAGGATGGTGAACAGCTGCGACTGATGCTGCATCAGATAGATACGCAGGACGAGGCGCTGACCAGCATGTTCAAGGGTACGTATGAGTGTGATACCACCGAACATGAGATCGTGGTTTGTCCTGACGGCTCTTTCGACCGTCAGCTGCTGTTCCGCCTCTCGCAGGTGAACGGACTGGTGGACAAGGACGACCTGTCGGGTGCACCTTATTATATAAGTGTGACGGACCTGAAGACGGTACCCGAGCCGGTGTACGACGAGAAGGCTGCCAAGGCTAAGAAGAAGGGCTATGAGGCCGGTGTCTATGTGAACGTGCCCGGACGTATGCGCGTGACGCTCTATCAGGGCATTGAGGCCATCCAGACCAGCGAACAGCCTGCGGCACAGTTTGGTAACGTGGAACTGCTCAGTGGTGAACTGTTCAACAAGCGCTATACCACACACCTGTGGCTCAACAGTCTGACGGGTGGCGTAGAGCGACTGGAAGCGGAACAACCGAAATAA
- a CDS encoding class II fructose-bisphosphate aldolase — MVNYKDLGLVNTREMFKRAVAGGYAIPAFNFNTMEQMQAIVMAAVETKSPVIMQVSKGARNYANGTILRNLAKGAVEYAKELGCEHPEIVLHLDHGDTFELCKDCIDNGFSSVMIDGSSLPYEENVALAKKVVEYAHQFDVTVEAELGVLAGVEDEVSSAESHYTKPEEVIDFATRTGCDSLAISIGTSHGAHKFTPEQCTLVNGVLVPPPLAFDILHEIEQKLPGFPIVLHGSSSVPMDEVNTINKYGGHLEAAIGIPEEQLRKAAKSAVCKINIDSDSRLAMTAAIRKHLAEHPGDFDPRQYLKPARENMKKMYIHKIVNVLGSDGKLAQC; from the coding sequence ATGGTAAATTACAAGGATTTGGGTCTCGTAAATACCCGCGAGATGTTCAAGAGAGCAGTGGCTGGTGGCTATGCTATCCCCGCTTTCAACTTCAACACAATGGAGCAGATGCAGGCTATCGTTATGGCTGCTGTTGAGACAAAGTCACCTGTTATCATGCAGGTTTCCAAGGGTGCCCGTAACTATGCTAACGGTACCATTCTCCGCAACCTGGCCAAGGGTGCTGTTGAGTATGCTAAGGAGCTCGGCTGTGAGCATCCTGAGATCGTTCTGCACCTCGACCACGGTGATACCTTCGAGCTCTGTAAGGACTGTATCGACAACGGTTTCTCTTCAGTGATGATCGACGGTTCTTCACTGCCTTACGAGGAGAACGTTGCCCTGGCTAAGAAGGTTGTAGAGTATGCTCATCAGTTTGACGTAACCGTTGAGGCTGAGCTCGGTGTGCTCGCTGGTGTTGAGGATGAGGTTTCTTCTGCAGAGTCTCACTACACCAAGCCTGAGGAGGTTATCGACTTCGCTACTCGCACTGGTTGCGACTCTCTGGCTATCTCTATCGGTACTTCTCACGGTGCTCACAAGTTCACTCCTGAGCAGTGCACACTCGTAAACGGCGTGCTCGTTCCACCACCATTGGCATTCGACATCCTGCACGAGATTGAGCAGAAGCTTCCTGGATTCCCCATTGTACTTCACGGTTCTTCTTCAGTTCCTATGGACGAGGTTAACACCATCAACAAGTACGGTGGTCACCTTGAGGCAGCTATCGGTATCCCCGAGGAGCAGCTCCGCAAGGCTGCTAAGAGCGCTGTATGTAAGATCAACATCGACTCAGACTCTCGTTTGGCTATGACTGCTGCCATCCGTAAGCATCTGGCTGAGCATCCTGGAGATTTCGATCCTCGTCAGTATCTGAAGCCCGCTCGTGAGAACATGAAGAAGATGTACATCCACAAGATTGTGAATGTGCTCGGTTCTGACGGCAAACTCGCTCAGTGCTAA
- a CDS encoding LytR/AlgR family response regulator transcription factor — MVISCAIIDDEPLAAGLLESYVKKTPYLELKGTYNSAVTAMRDLRDDPVQLLFLDIQMPELSGIEFAKILPHETKVIFTTAFSQYAIEGFRVSALDYLLKPIGYEDFLKSTDKALELFSTQKKQNVHLQDRFLFVKSEYKLLRLDLDDILYIEGLKDYVRFYLESGEKVMSLMSMKRLEDYLPHPEFLRTHRSYIVHMSKVQSVDRLRIVFGDQYIPVSDNYKDEVMNFLEQHTLV; from the coding sequence ATGGTTATATCTTGTGCTATCATTGACGACGAGCCTCTGGCTGCGGGTCTTTTAGAGAGTTATGTGAAGAAAACCCCTTATCTTGAACTGAAGGGTACTTACAACAGTGCCGTGACGGCTATGCGCGACTTGCGTGACGACCCCGTACAACTGCTGTTCCTGGATATCCAGATGCCAGAACTCAGTGGTATCGAGTTCGCCAAGATCCTGCCCCATGAGACAAAGGTCATCTTTACCACAGCCTTCTCGCAATATGCCATCGAAGGCTTCCGTGTCAGTGCGCTCGACTACCTGCTGAAGCCCATCGGCTATGAGGATTTCCTGAAGTCCACGGACAAGGCGCTGGAGTTGTTCTCCACACAGAAGAAGCAGAACGTCCATCTGCAGGACCGTTTCCTCTTTGTGAAGAGCGAATACAAGCTGCTGCGCCTCGACCTCGACGATATTCTCTATATCGAGGGACTGAAGGACTACGTACGCTTCTACCTGGAGTCGGGTGAGAAGGTGATGTCGCTCATGTCCATGAAGCGTCTGGAGGACTACCTCCCCCACCCCGAGTTCCTGCGCACCCACCGCAGCTATATCGTCCACATGTCCAAGGTGCAGTCTGTCGACCGCCTGCGCATCGTCTTCGGCGACCAGTACATCCCCGTGTCCGACAACTACAAGGATGAGGTGATGAACTTTCTGGAGCAACACACGCTGGTGTGA
- a CDS encoding sensor histidine kinase has product MNKHIAGMCHIALWAFLFLSPLTYWRGMGFNGVHYLMTCMQPLFLMIVFYLNYLVLAPKFFVEGKHRYDLLINVVLITVLGVTLHYWMQYTNEMFNLHHMRRTYDLLGTISYIVRDSLNLAVFAAGATALALARKWVTTDQKLKDTEAARAQAELKNLRNQINPHFLLNTLNNIYALTAISAERAQEAIMELSKMLRHMLYEYQEPTVPLKEEVDFIRNYVNLMKLRMPAGVDVSFEVNCLSCDLRISPMLIISLVENAFKHGISPTEPSFVHIQVFIDKANRVVTFDIRNSNFPKTEEDRSGHGIGLQQVERRLQLIYPEKHIWEKGVTDDGKTYYSRITIDTK; this is encoded by the coding sequence ATGAATAAGCATATCGCAGGCATGTGCCACATTGCCCTTTGGGCATTCCTTTTCCTGTCGCCCCTCACCTACTGGAGGGGTATGGGCTTTAACGGGGTCCACTACTTGATGACCTGTATGCAGCCCCTGTTCCTGATGATTGTGTTCTACCTCAATTATCTGGTGCTGGCGCCTAAGTTCTTTGTCGAGGGCAAGCACCGCTACGACCTGCTCATCAATGTGGTGCTGATCACCGTGTTAGGTGTCACCCTGCACTACTGGATGCAGTACACCAACGAGATGTTCAACCTCCATCATATGCGACGTACCTACGACCTCTTAGGAACGATCTCGTATATTGTACGCGACAGTCTCAATCTGGCAGTCTTCGCAGCTGGTGCCACCGCCCTGGCCCTGGCACGTAAGTGGGTCACCACCGACCAGAAACTGAAAGATACAGAGGCAGCTCGTGCACAGGCAGAATTGAAGAACCTGCGCAACCAGATTAATCCTCATTTTCTGCTCAATACCCTGAATAACATCTACGCCCTCACCGCCATCAGTGCCGAACGGGCTCAGGAGGCCATCATGGAACTGTCGAAGATGCTGCGCCACATGCTCTATGAGTATCAGGAGCCCACGGTGCCCCTGAAGGAGGAGGTCGATTTCATCAGAAACTACGTCAATCTGATGAAGTTGCGCATGCCGGCAGGGGTCGATGTGTCGTTTGAGGTCAACTGTCTGTCGTGCGACCTGCGCATCTCGCCCATGCTCATCATCTCGCTTGTAGAGAATGCCTTCAAGCATGGCATCAGTCCCACGGAACCCAGTTTTGTGCATATCCAGGTGTTTATCGACAAGGCCAACCGTGTGGTGACCTTCGATATCCGCAACTCCAACTTCCCCAAGACGGAGGAAGACCGCAGCGGTCACGGCATCGGCCTGCAGCAGGTGGAGCGCCGACTGCAGCTTATCTATCCGGAAAAACACATCTGGGAGAAAGGAGTTACCGACGATGGTAAGACGTATTACTCAAGAATCACAATAGATACTAAATAA
- a CDS encoding ABC transporter permease, with the protein MNLYNLFKISIRAVGNNKMRSFLSMLGIIIGVAAVIIMMSIGQGSKESIRSELSTMGTNLLTIRPGADMRGGVRQDPSAMQTLKMADYQRIIREKKFVTKVSPEVTASGQVVYGNNNTTTTIYGESTEYLDIKQWPVERGDCFTEEDINKAAKKVVVGKTIVTELFGEGADPIGKTIRFKSIPMTIVGVLKAKGYNSWGMDQDNVIIAPYTTVMKRIAAQTWFSSIVCSAITEDLSDAAIEELTQMLRDNHKLKGEAADDFTIRSQAEMMETMSTTMDMVTLILVVAAAFSLLVAGIGIMNIMLVSVTERTKEIGLRMAVGATGAVISLQFLIESVLISVTGGLLGIIVGCSASELLVPLFGMPSSVPAWSIYVSFLVCVAIGVGFGYVPAVKAARMDPIEAIRHE; encoded by the coding sequence ATGAATTTATATAATTTATTCAAGATAAGCATCAGGGCCGTAGGCAACAACAAGATGCGCTCTTTCCTCTCCATGCTGGGTATCATCATCGGCGTGGCAGCTGTCATCATCATGATGTCGATAGGACAGGGCTCCAAGGAGAGTATCCGCTCGGAACTCTCCACCATGGGTACCAACCTGCTCACCATCCGTCCGGGTGCCGACATGCGTGGCGGCGTCCGTCAGGACCCGTCGGCCATGCAGACCCTGAAGATGGCCGACTACCAGCGTATCATCCGTGAGAAGAAATTCGTCACGAAGGTATCGCCCGAGGTAACGGCCAGCGGTCAGGTGGTCTATGGCAACAATAACACCACGACGACCATCTATGGTGAGAGTACGGAATACCTGGATATCAAGCAGTGGCCCGTGGAGCGCGGCGACTGCTTCACCGAAGAGGATATCAACAAGGCCGCCAAGAAGGTGGTGGTGGGTAAGACCATCGTTACCGAACTCTTTGGCGAGGGTGCCGACCCCATCGGCAAGACCATCCGCTTCAAGTCCATCCCGATGACCATCGTGGGTGTGCTGAAGGCCAAGGGCTATAACTCATGGGGCATGGACCAGGATAATGTGATTATCGCGCCCTATACCACCGTGATGAAGCGTATCGCTGCCCAGACCTGGTTCTCCAGCATCGTCTGTTCGGCTATCACCGAGGACCTCTCGGATGCCGCCATCGAGGAACTCACCCAGATGTTGCGCGACAACCACAAGCTGAAGGGCGAGGCTGCCGACGACTTCACCATCCGTTCTCAGGCTGAGATGATGGAGACCATGTCAACGACCATGGACATGGTGACACTGATCCTCGTGGTGGCTGCCGCCTTCTCCCTCCTGGTGGCCGGTATCGGCATCATGAACATCATGCTGGTGAGCGTCACCGAACGTACCAAGGAGATTGGTCTCCGCATGGCCGTAGGTGCCACGGGAGCCGTCATCTCCCTGCAGTTCCTTATCGAGTCTGTATTAATCAGCGTGACGGGCGGACTGTTGGGTATCATCGTGGGCTGTAGTGCCAGCGAACTGCTCGTACCGTTGTTTGGCATGCCCAGCAGCGTACCGGCATGGAGCATCTACGTCTCCTTCCTCGTGTGTGTTGCTATCGGTGTTGGTTTCGGTTATGTACCGGCCGTTAAAGCCGCCCGTATGGATCCTATAGAAGCTATCCGTCATGAATAA
- a CDS encoding NAD(P)H-hydrate dehydratase codes for MKIFTHTQIQELDKYTITNEPIKSIDLMERSARAITQAITQRWMSDVPVVVFAGPGNNGGDALAVARMLAEQEYQVQTYLFNISGRLSADCAENKDRLVSKRGNSLFTEVTQEFDPPRLEKGMLVIDGLFGSGLNKPLAGGFASLVKYINASSAMVVSIDVPSGLMTEDNTYNVRANIIRADLTLTLQQKKLSFLFAENQQFIGELEVLDIRLSKEGMDKMEAQYTCTEEADIREMLRPRNAFAHKGQMGHALIIGGSYGMAGAAVQATKACMRSGAGKVTVHTPKRNAQILQTTVPEAILHMDREETLFSEAVATEDFSALGIGPGLGTAEQTGIAMISQVRRAQCPVVMDADALNILAARHAWMQQLPKGIILTPHPKELERMEGQCIDSYERLTKARQLAEKLQGYVILKGHYTAICMPDGHVAFNTTGNAGMATAGSGDVLTGMITGLLARGYQQREACILGVYLHGLAGDLAARELGEESLIASDIIQYLPKAFLKVKK; via the coding sequence ATGAAGATTTTTACGCACACACAGATACAAGAACTTGATAAATATACCATTACGAACGAGCCCATAAAATCAATAGATTTGATGGAGCGCTCGGCTCGTGCCATTACGCAGGCTATCACGCAGCGATGGATGAGCGACGTGCCTGTGGTGGTATTTGCCGGACCTGGTAACAACGGCGGCGATGCACTGGCTGTGGCGAGGATGCTGGCCGAGCAGGAATACCAGGTGCAGACCTATCTTTTCAATATCTCCGGACGCCTGTCGGCCGACTGTGCTGAGAACAAGGACCGGCTGGTGAGCAAGCGCGGAAACAGCCTGTTTACCGAGGTGACACAGGAGTTTGACCCGCCACGCCTGGAAAAGGGAATGCTGGTGATCGACGGCCTGTTTGGCTCCGGACTCAATAAGCCATTGGCAGGCGGTTTTGCCTCGCTGGTGAAATATATCAATGCCTCGTCGGCCATGGTGGTGAGCATCGACGTGCCATCGGGTCTGATGACCGAGGACAATACCTACAACGTGCGTGCCAATATCATCAGGGCCGACCTGACCCTGACGCTGCAGCAGAAGAAACTGTCATTCCTCTTTGCCGAGAACCAGCAGTTCATCGGTGAACTGGAGGTGCTGGACATCCGTCTGAGCAAGGAGGGCATGGACAAGATGGAGGCCCAGTATACCTGTACGGAAGAGGCCGACATCCGTGAGATGCTGCGCCCGCGCAATGCCTTTGCACACAAGGGACAGATGGGACATGCCCTGATTATCGGGGGCAGCTATGGCATGGCAGGTGCTGCCGTGCAGGCCACCAAGGCATGCATGCGTTCGGGAGCCGGCAAGGTGACGGTGCATACGCCGAAGCGCAACGCGCAGATTCTGCAGACAACGGTGCCCGAGGCTATCCTTCATATGGACCGTGAGGAGACGCTCTTCTCGGAGGCTGTGGCCACGGAGGACTTCAGTGCGCTGGGTATCGGTCCGGGACTGGGAACGGCCGAGCAGACCGGTATCGCCATGATATCGCAGGTGCGCCGTGCACAGTGTCCGGTGGTGATGGATGCCGATGCCCTGAATATCCTGGCGGCACGGCATGCATGGATGCAGCAGTTGCCCAAGGGCATTATCCTGACGCCCCATCCCAAGGAACTGGAACGGATGGAGGGACAGTGCATCGACAGTTATGAGCGACTGACAAAGGCGCGCCAGCTGGCAGAGAAACTGCAGGGCTATGTGATCCTGAAGGGGCATTATACGGCTATCTGCATGCCCGACGGACACGTGGCTTTCAATACAACCGGCAATGCCGGTATGGCAACAGCCGGCAGCGGTGATGTGCTGACAGGCATGATTACGGGACTCTTGGCGCGTGGCTACCAGCAACGCGAGGCTTGTATACTGGGTGTCTACCTGCACGGACTGGCAGGCGACCTGGCCGCCCGCGAACTGGGCGAGGAGAGCCTGATAGCCAGTGATATCATCCAGTACCTGCCGAAGGCGTTCTTAAAGGTAAAAAAGTAA